taccaaaaacagaggtaagtgggtaggggttttgttttttaattgtaaaactgttgctgtcaagaagccattttgtttgtgtttgtgtaaagaaatatttatttaaaaattgaagaaaaatatacaaaaggatattacactttggatcttataaatatataaatgtaaaatgtgtaaaaataaacaatcgcctagcgacttcagacgcattctgcaattattgctgagaaatgccctccaattctaatgctcggaaaatcttcgaaatcgagtaaataaaggcggcggtgcgtaaatcattgcagtggtgaatgccaccaaaattggcgtagtaagtgggtagggtttttttttttaattgttaaactgttgctgtcaagaagccattctgtttgtgtttttgtaaagaaatatttatttaaaaatttaagaaaaatatacaaaaggatattacactttggatcttataaatatataaatgtaaaatttgtaaaaataaataatcgccaagcgacttcagacacattctgtaattattgttgagaaatgccctccatttctaaggctcggaaaatcttagaaatcgagtaaataaaggcagcggtgcgtaaatcattgcagagaccgaattcattggccacaatcttaatgcctgcccccgcagtttccataactgtttgtagttctgcgtctacaatatccgcctccttcgtacagtctcttatgagctttaactttttgtttggcttgaacttatcctaaataaataaattaaaaaaaattcatattaacaaattaacttatttgcacggtggtcaaagttcacttacctcgcactcattcatggagttaaagatctcgttgattatggctttctcgcgtttaacattcattttgccataagatacatgattgatattctttaagtactcaaagtaggataccgttacaccgccagcattgcaaaacaaatccggtataatgagtacattcttttcacgtaatatttcatcggcagctggcgtcgaaggaccattagcgccttctaaaatcatcttggcttgtacactgttagcattttcgacagtgagaaccttttgcgtagagcaaggcattagtatatcgcatttttcacccaacaaactgccctctttttcggtggctttggtatagcccttgattgatttattattttttgcataatactccattaagtcctaagtatatgaagaaaattaaaaaaatattatcatggagatatttattttcaatacgccacatacctttggatcaatgccattctcatttactagagacacgtcaaattcttgaacaccgatcagtttggcaccggcttccactacaaaaacggatgcatgggaaccgacattgccaaacccttgtacgatcacggttttatctttccaaccagtcttccagcctaataaatccatccaatctttatccataataaaacattcagccgccttaaatagaccacgtcccgtggcggcggtgcgaccatttataccgcctatttctactggcttaccagtcgtgatggccaatgcatctacatcgttatagcctagaagaacaatttatttgtctatcaagacgttttctaatatttcataaaaaaaaattaccaaaagttttaatatattgatccaccaaccaactcatctcgcgttggctggtattcacatctggtgccggtacatctatacccggacctatcatattgcgacgtaatagctccattgtatagcgacgcgtaattgtttgcaattcttgtgcagtatacttcttcgggtcgatacgtatgccacccttggaaccaccaaacggtacattcacgcaagccgtcttaaacgccatcagataagccaaagcgcgtatctcatcggcgtcgacgtccatggcaaaacgtatgcctacaaaagaggaacggatatgatcagtcagttatatatatcatgctagacatcagcagttgaagcattgaaaaggaagaacattttcttgaaacacacaactacatgcatatattctagaaaattcgttgagaaattttttgaatataccagcttttctagaaaaataatagccaataatataattgaacccaccgcctttgagtggtaatctgtgtctagtgtggtgtgcgcgatagccagtgattagctcgtaattgccatcacttcttattatagggaaggtaacttccaatagatttgtagtgcagcccatcaatttaagcatggcggaaacacgttgttcacgctgttccttcttcatgtaaggatacttttccagctcctttatcatcatcggctccattagctgagcggccgagtgataataatactcaaccatgtgtgcaaatggtgggtctttgtctttattgattttttccaaatgcttgggcatcacgtgcttttcacgcgtagccccaagtccggtccagtttaaaactgtcttcgatagtgaagatcgtaaaagtttaccatttaaaaggaaggacatattgccttgcgataatgcaatcccagttatgattttttttgtgtgtttttgtaagaaattttttgcactcactttttcggcaattattttggtatccgctgattttgttgtatattgtatatatacaattgtattacgaatatataaatattccacaatattcagtaagaaaatattttttgtttatttattatttgcgtcaggttttttttgtaattattttcttcgagaacaaattcaaatcgctccgttcaacacaactgttcttatgaaaatctcaatatcaactgaactgagaaaaataaatttgacaatattgactgtttatgttttgaagttttgattttttctgttgaaaatatgttaatgttaatgtttttttaatgttaattattttattctggcaaaaattttggattttggggatcgtaaaaaatgacgaataatgcataataacccctacccacttactacgctatttttggtgcatttggtggatggatttttggtaccattcaccacttttttggtgcattttggtgcatttgatgcattggcgcgtggtgaaaaaccgattttttcacggcgcgcaaatgggattatacaggtcgtatgagtaccatattaccaaaaacagaaaaacagatataagggtaccaaaaacagaggtaagtgggtaggggttttgttttttaattgtaaaactgttgctgtcaagaagccattttgtttgtgtttgtgtaaagaaatatttatttaaaaattgaagaaaaatatacaaaaggatattacactttggatcttataaatatataaatgtaaaatttgtaaaaataaataatcgccaagcgacttcagacgcattctgtaattattgctgagaaatgccctccaattctaatgctcggaaaatcttcgaaatcgagtaaataaaggcggcggtgcgtaaatcattgcagtggtgaatgccaccaaaattggcgtagtaagtgggtaggggttttttttaattgttaaactgttgctgtcaagaagccattctgtttgtgtttttgtaaagaaatatttatttaaaaatttaagaaaaatatacaaaaggatatttggatcttataaatatataaatgtaaaatttgtaaaaataaataatcgccaagcgacttcagacgcattctgtaattattgttgagaaatgccctccatttctaaggctcggaaaatcttagaaatcgagtaaataaaggcagcggtgcgtaaatcattgcagagaccgaattcattggccacaatcttaatgcctgcccccgcagtttccataactgtttgtagtcctgcgtctacaatatctgcctccttcgtacagtctcttatgagctttaactttttgtttggcttgaacttatcctaaataaataaattaaaaaaattcatattaacaaattaacttatttgcacggtggtcaaagttcacttacctcgcactcattcatggagttaaagatctcgttgattatggctttctcgcgtttaacattcattttgccataagatacatgattgatattctttaagtactcaaagtaggataccgttacaccgccagcattgcaaaacaaatccggtataatgagtacattctttttacgtaatatttcatcggcagctggcgtcgaaggaccattagcgccttctaaaatcatcttggcttgtacactgttagcattttcgacagtgagaaccttttgcgtagagcaaggcattagtatatcgcatttttcacccaacaaactgccctctttttcggtggctttggtatagcccttgattgatttattattttttgcataatactccattaagtcctaagtatatgaagaaaattaaaaaaatattatcatggagatatttattttcaatacgccacatacctttggatcaatgccattctcatttactagagacacgtcaaattcttgaacaccgatcagtttggcaccggcttccactacaaaaacggatgcatgggaaccgacattgccaaacccttgtacgatcacggttttatctttccaaccagtcttccagcctaataaatccatccaatctttatccataataaaacattcagccgccttaaatagaccacgtcccgtggcggcggtgcgaccatttataccgcctatttctactggcttaccagtcgtgatggccaatgcatctacatcgttatagcctagaagaacaatttatttgtctatcaagacgttttctaatatttcataaaaaaaaattaccaaaagttttaatatattgatccaccaaccaactcatctcgcgttggctggtattcacatctggtgccggtacatctatacccggacctatcatattgcgacgtaatagctccattgtatagcgacgcgtaattgtttgcaattcttgtgcagtatacttcttcgggtcgatacgtatgccacccttggaaccaccaaacggtacattcacgcaagccgtcttaaacgccatcagataagccaaagcgcgtatctcatcggcgtcgacgtccatggcaaaacgtatgcctacaaaagaggaacggatatgatcagtcagttatatatatcatgctagacatcagcagttgaagcattgaaaaggaagaacattttcttgaaacacacaactacatgcatatattctagaaaattcgttgagaaattttttgaatataccagcttttctagaaaaataatagccaataatataattgaacccaccgcctttgagtggtaatctgtgtctagtgtggtgtgcgcgatagccggtgattagctcgtaattgccatcacttcttattatagggaaggtaacttccaatagatttgtagtgcagcccatcaatttaagcatggcggaaacacgttgttcacgctgttccttcttcatgtaaggatacttttccagctcctttatcatcatcggctccattagctgagcggccgagtgataataatactcaaccatgtgtgtaaatggtgggtctttgtctttattgattttttccaaatgcttgggcatcacgtgcttttcacgcgtagccccaagtccggtccagtttaaaactgtcttcgatagtgaagatcgtaaaagtttaccatttaaaaggaaggacatattgccttgcgataatgcaatcccagttatgatttttttttgtgtgtttttgtaagaaattttttgcactcactttttcggcaattattttggtatccgctgattttgttgtatattgtatatatacaattgtattacgaatatataaatattccacaatattcagtaagaaaatattttttgtttatttattatttgcgtcaggtttttttttgtaattattttcttcgagaacaaattcaaatcgctccgttcaacacaactgttcttatgaaaatctcaatatcaactgaactgagaaaaataaatttgacaatattgactgtttatgttttgaagttttgattttttctgttgaaaatatgttaatgttaatgtttttttaatgttaattattttattctggcaaaaattttggattttggggatcgtaaaaaatgacgaataatgcataataacccctacccacttactacgctatttttggtgcatttggtggatggatttttggtaccattcaccacttttttggtgcattttggtgcatttgatgcattgacgcgtggtgaaaaaccgattttttcacggcgcgcaaatggggttatacaggtcgtatgagtaccatattaccaaaaacagaaaaacagatataagggtaccaaaaacagaggtaagtgggtaggggttttgttttttaattgtaaaactgttgctgtcaagaagccattttgtttgtgtttgtgtaaagaaatatttatttaaaaattgaagaaaaatatacaaaaggatattacactttggatcttataaatatataaatgtaaaatgtgtaaaaataaacaatcgcctagcgacttcagacgcattctgcaattattgctgagaaatgccctccaattctaatgctcggaaaatcttcgaaatcgagtaaataaaggcggcggtgcgtaaatcattgcagtggtgaatgccaccaaaattggcgtagtaagtgggtagggggtttttttttttaattgttaaactgttgctgtcaagaagccattctgtttgtgtttttgtaaagaaatatttatttaaaaatttaagaaaaatatacaaaaggatattacactttggatcttataaatatataaatgtaaaatttgtaaaaataaataatcgccaagcgacttcagacgcattctgtaattattgttgagaaatgccctccatttctaaggctcggaaaatcttagaaatcgagtaaataaaggcagcggtgcgtaaatcattgcagagaccgaattcattggccacaatcttaatgcctgcccccgcagtttccataactgtttgtagtcctgcgtctacaatatccgcctccttcgtacagtctcttatgagctttaactttttgtttggcttgaacttatcctaaataaataaattaaaaaaattcatattaacaaattaacttatttgcacgatggtcaaagttcacttacctcgcactcattcatggagttaaagatctcgttgattatggctttctcgcgtttaacattcattttgccataagatacatgattgatattctttaagtactcaaagtaggataccgttacaccgccagcattgcaaaactaatccggtataatgagtacattctttttacgtaatatttcatcggcagctggcgtcgaaggaccattagcgccttctaaaatcatcttggcttgtacactgttagcattttcgacagtgagaaccttttgcgtagagcaaggcattagtatatcgcatttttcacccaacaaactgccctctttttcggtggctttggtatagcccttgattgatttattattttttgcataatactccattaagtcctaagtatatgaagaaaattaaaaaaatattatcatggagatatttattttcaatacgccacatacctttggatcaatgcca
This portion of the Zeugodacus cucurbitae isolate PBARC_wt_2022May chromosome 3, idZeuCucr1.2, whole genome shotgun sequence genome encodes:
- the LOC128920445 gene encoding glutamate dehydrogenase, mitochondrial-like, translating into VIVQGFGNVGSHASVFVVEAGAKLIGVQEFDVSLVNENGIDPKDLMEYYAKNNKSIKGYTKATEKEGSLLGEKCDILMPCSTQKVLTVENANSVQAKMILEGANGPSTPAADEILREKNVLIIPDLFCNAGGVTVSYFEYLKNINHVSYGKMNVKREKAIINEIFNSMNECEVSEL
- the LOC128920164 gene encoding glutamate dehydrogenase, mitochondrial-like → VIVQGFGNVGSHASVFVVEAGAKLIGVQEFDVSLVNENGIDPKDLMEYYAKNNKSIKGYTKATEKEGSLLGEKCDILMPCSTQKVLTVENANSVQAKMILEGANGPSTPAADEILRKKNVLIIPDLFCNAGGVTVSYFEYL